A section of the Leptospira kobayashii genome encodes:
- the rimP gene encoding ribosome maturation factor RimP encodes MGLLLGIPDGVPFGYGLVYTEENIRELLNKILEPPLALFSLQVQNRKNHALIEITLDHLTHKTGSVSLFDCEEVSRRLKEELDLWGEEFDFTLQVSSGGVERALRIPEDLDRFQGLLAKLEVLLEDGDWDKRIFRLGERVGDSIYLVPYDRKASKRKEIPAIEKPLTEIRKGNLFLEL; translated from the coding sequence TTGGGTCTCTTACTAGGAATCCCTGACGGAGTTCCTTTTGGATATGGTTTGGTATACACCGAGGAAAACATCCGAGAACTTTTAAATAAAATTCTCGAACCGCCTCTTGCACTTTTTTCGCTCCAAGTACAGAATCGGAAAAACCACGCCCTCATTGAGATTACACTGGATCACCTTACACATAAAACTGGCTCAGTCAGTTTGTTTGATTGTGAGGAAGTATCAAGGAGACTCAAAGAGGAGCTGGATCTTTGGGGAGAGGAGTTTGACTTCACTCTTCAGGTTTCCTCAGGTGGGGTAGAGCGTGCTCTGCGCATCCCTGAGGATTTGGATCGATTCCAAGGACTATTAGCGAAACTAGAAGTCCTCTTGGAAGACGGGGACTGGGACAAACGGATTTTTCGTTTGGGCGAGAGAGTTGGGGATTCGATTTATTTAGTGCCTTACGACAGAAAGGCGTCGAAACGAAAAGAAATTCCTGCAATCGAAAAGCCTTTAACAGAAATTCGAAAAGGAAATTTATTTTTAGAATTATAA
- a CDS encoding NAD(P)H-hydrate epimerase — MIKHPIYTNEESKFIDEYCHHTLNYPETTLMGMAAVSVFHANEDLWSTAEEIWIVCGTGGNGGDGYALAQILFQEGQNVRIFSYEKPKRKDSLFYAEQCIRAGIPIHSFEDLETWEEKKEADSILLVDAILGTGFTPPLKKEILSVIEWINSSDLFFYKLSLDTASGFIAHKPDSIFIEADSIEELGTRKWENLGYSVDNKIIPRYYESIGFPVRSLTETKSFSNRFYWEKCNWEEIPELIARKPNSYKYTSGSSIFFGGEEGMQGAILLSQSAFQNLGGGISKVFTPSQVTRDLILQSDPSRMVSFGDGTDMESDPVFLKTKTIVVGPGTKTYLEFLKKLKLREDQTLVLDAGAIPGPTDTIPKGNVILTPHVGEFERLTGVKALTVQEAYPVAMEFCKKNNVSLLYKSHISLFVTSSGDSYVWESPNPRLATMGTGDLLVGVLARFLSLGFENTEAMYYTLSFLEGVREMQEPYPTAGEMLQFLVRKL, encoded by the coding sequence ATGATAAAACATCCCATTTATACGAATGAAGAATCAAAGTTCATTGATGAATATTGCCATCATACTTTAAATTATCCTGAAACTACCCTAATGGGAATGGCTGCGGTTTCGGTCTTCCATGCAAATGAAGATCTATGGTCCACCGCGGAAGAGATATGGATTGTATGCGGAACCGGAGGGAACGGAGGAGACGGATACGCTCTTGCCCAAATCCTTTTCCAGGAAGGACAAAATGTACGGATCTTTTCTTATGAAAAACCGAAAAGAAAAGACAGTTTGTTTTATGCGGAGCAATGCATTCGTGCGGGGATTCCCATTCATTCCTTTGAAGATCTTGAAACATGGGAAGAAAAAAAAGAAGCGGATTCCATTCTGCTTGTGGATGCCATCTTGGGAACGGGATTTACCCCTCCTCTGAAAAAAGAAATTCTATCCGTGATCGAATGGATCAATTCTTCCGATTTATTTTTCTATAAACTTTCTTTGGACACTGCTTCCGGATTTATTGCGCACAAACCCGATTCCATTTTTATAGAAGCGGATTCGATTGAAGAGTTGGGAACCAGAAAATGGGAAAACCTGGGTTATTCAGTCGATAATAAAATCATTCCCAGATATTACGAATCCATAGGTTTCCCCGTTAGGTCCCTAACGGAAACTAAGTCGTTTTCCAACCGTTTTTATTGGGAAAAATGCAATTGGGAAGAGATCCCAGAATTAATTGCAAGAAAACCGAACTCTTACAAGTATACTTCCGGTTCTTCGATTTTTTTCGGCGGAGAAGAAGGAATGCAAGGAGCGATTCTGCTTTCCCAGTCCGCCTTTCAGAACTTAGGTGGAGGAATTTCCAAAGTATTCACTCCTTCGCAGGTCACAAGAGATTTGATATTACAATCCGATCCTTCCCGAATGGTTTCTTTCGGGGACGGAACGGATATGGAATCCGATCCTGTTTTTTTAAAAACAAAAACAATTGTGGTAGGGCCCGGAACCAAAACTTATCTTGAATTTTTAAAGAAACTAAAACTAAGAGAAGATCAAACCCTGGTATTGGATGCCGGTGCCATTCCCGGCCCGACAGATACAATTCCCAAAGGAAATGTAATTCTAACTCCTCACGTAGGAGAATTTGAACGACTAACAGGAGTAAAGGCGCTAACCGTTCAGGAAGCTTATCCGGTTGCCATGGAATTTTGCAAAAAGAACAATGTCTCCCTACTTTATAAATCGCATATCAGTTTGTTTGTTACTAGCTCGGGGGATTCTTATGTTTGGGAATCTCCGAACCCCCGTCTTGCCACAATGGGAACCGGGGATTTGCTTGTGGGAGTGCTTGCCAGGTTTCTTTCTTTGGGATTCGAAAATACGGAAGCAATGTATTATACCTTATCTTTTTTGGAAGGTGTGAGAGAAATGCAGGAACCTTACCCTACGGCGGGGGAAATGCTTCAATTTTTGGTGAGGAAATTATAA
- a CDS encoding HIT family protein, giving the protein MITCPICDSQKEKINIIRETKHWVLREAPSDKSLSGYLYLESKRHVESWTSLTKEECSDYGEILYSALESGSTLEVKPEKIYFAAIAEKVPHLHVHLVPRYEGQEKGIPHLEKALGPGFSKPL; this is encoded by the coding sequence ATGATAACCTGTCCGATTTGCGATTCACAAAAGGAAAAAATAAATATCATCCGGGAAACGAAACATTGGGTATTGCGGGAAGCACCTTCCGACAAATCCCTTTCCGGGTATTTGTATTTGGAATCCAAAAGACATGTGGAATCCTGGACTTCCCTCACAAAAGAAGAATGTTCGGATTACGGAGAGATTCTTTATTCCGCTCTGGAATCTGGTTCCACATTGGAAGTGAAACCGGAAAAAATTTATTTTGCGGCGATTGCGGAAAAGGTTCCGCATTTGCATGTTCACTTGGTTCCCAGATATGAAGGTCAGGAAAAAGGAATCCCTCATTTGGAAAAGGCATTGGGTCCCGGTTTTTCCAAACCGCTCTAA
- a CDS encoding type II toxin-antitoxin system RelE/ParE family toxin: protein MILSFRDNETQKIWNQEFSKKLPTQIQQVAYRKLVMIARAKEIDDLKIPPANRLEKLHGNRNSQFSIRINYQWRVCF, encoded by the coding sequence GTGATTTTATCTTTTCGGGACAATGAAACTCAGAAAATTTGGAATCAAGAATTTTCAAAAAAGTTGCCTACCCAGATTCAACAAGTAGCTTATAGAAAACTGGTTATGATTGCTCGAGCGAAAGAAATCGATGATTTAAAAATTCCCCCTGCAAACAGATTGGAAAAACTTCATGGCAATAGAAATTCTCAGTTTAGCATTCGGATTAACTACCAATGGCGTGTTTGCTTTTAA
- a CDS encoding transposase — MSGIKHLKIGLPLEPTAKQRAGVKMTRSLSPSHTFPPNSTSEADPLLTQGVTSSSRSASPHSAEGKLHPKSLKEENPSTLISHFINTKTFRNSYDYKNPLLMNEEVNRHYKIKSLTILAKLFNKNCDCNEPSLVFLKVKNRDTVGRCSNCQKQVSITSKTPFDNFKLPLSYFSYILHDQILQYPKVVTSTEISRKLNLPYKTAYYLKRRIQVVTSLLNETLQKQLYNELEEYGNKNPIKLPKSGDLRPLIANKPVAVADSVVLYSSSLRANKHRSRRYKTGTSSIYLSNSLGGEQKGILVHTVGVNHGMTFYKSIPLNNQSYLLQDLNSKIPQAIPLFTDEGYTFIWDRPNHRMVNHSKKSSDHRYNLSRERWITKDGVSSNGAEARNNTLKQSFRSYHYISPKWSQLYLDEISFLGNLRYSEGLKKLLLDDTDVGLGDRD, encoded by the coding sequence ATGTCAGGAATAAAACATCTAAAAATAGGACTTCCGCTAGAACCTACAGCTAAACAGAGGGCAGGTGTTAAAATGACAAGGAGCCTATCCCCATCCCACACATTTCCCCCAAATTCCACTTCCGAAGCAGACCCCTTACTAACGCAAGGTGTCACTTCTTCCTCACGTTCCGCTTCCCCTCACTCCGCAGAGGGAAAACTCCACCCGAAGTCCCTCAAAGAAGAAAACCCTTCCACACTTATCTCCCATTTTATTAATACAAAAACCTTCAGGAATTCTTATGATTACAAAAATCCTCTACTGATGAATGAGGAGGTAAATAGACATTACAAAATTAAATCCCTTACTATCTTAGCAAAATTATTTAATAAAAATTGTGACTGTAATGAACCTTCCCTTGTATTTCTAAAAGTAAAAAATAGAGATACAGTAGGTCGTTGTTCCAATTGCCAAAAACAAGTATCTATTACTTCAAAGACACCATTTGATAACTTCAAACTGCCCCTAAGTTATTTTTCCTATATACTTCATGATCAGATTTTACAATATCCAAAGGTTGTTACTTCCACTGAGATCAGTAGAAAATTAAACTTACCTTACAAAACTGCCTATTACTTAAAGAGAAGAATTCAGGTCGTTACTTCACTTCTAAATGAAACACTTCAAAAGCAACTTTATAATGAATTAGAAGAATATGGTAATAAAAACCCTATAAAATTACCTAAGAGTGGTGATCTAAGACCTTTGATAGCAAATAAGCCAGTTGCGGTAGCGGATAGCGTTGTATTATACTCTTCATCCCTTAGAGCCAATAAACATAGAAGTAGAAGATACAAAACTGGAACTTCCAGTATCTATTTATCTAATAGCTTAGGAGGGGAACAGAAGGGGATCTTAGTCCATACAGTCGGAGTGAATCATGGAATGACATTTTACAAAAGTATCCCTCTGAATAATCAAAGTTACTTACTTCAAGATCTAAATTCTAAGATACCTCAAGCTATTCCTTTATTCACAGATGAAGGTTATACATTTATATGGGATAGACCCAATCATAGGATGGTGAATCATTCCAAGAAGAGTAGTGACCATAGATACAATTTGAGTCGGGAGAGATGGATTACAAAAGACGGAGTCTCTTCTAATGGTGCAGAAGCAAGGAACAATACATTAAAGCAATCATTCCGTAGTTACCATTATATTTCTCCGAAGTGGAGCCAATTGTACTTAGATGAAATTAGTTTCTTAGGGAACTTGAGATACAGTGAAGGCTTGAAGAAGCTTCTTTTGGACGATACGGATGTGGGACTTGGTGATAGGGACTAG
- a CDS encoding LIC_12708 family protein has translation MEADPMRLLYLLLIPSLFFTCLRFRVDNLKDEILFRIPLGGTADTWEGVVVNQVLTNVPMTVPVGSNVVALADTKQSIIKLFDRNGRLEATIGNPDFKSLSGIPHYPFRFGGLGIVAITEDGDLVIQNRISSKGMELPPGQENLYKSYSGNFSTSGTTILPSFLVQISQKGVVKFMLGASGKNSEPFRYIEALIPGEGERLFVYHRIAEEMRLSYFEEGELKGNIKESSLSVFKSNDAKDYDITLDKILPHPEGEYVLASFSYFSKKDKRFKFRRIYRYSFSDSEAVFMKEIQDPSEILFSIRSNNEFYIWETEDQGNSIRLQVHDSEGNHVNNKRLPFAPPRGQWRETYTDSDDNIYSVRIRSGALEVYRWI, from the coding sequence ATGGAAGCTGACCCTATGCGACTTCTCTACCTACTCTTAATTCCTTCCTTATTTTTCACATGCCTTCGTTTCCGGGTGGACAACCTAAAAGATGAGATTCTATTTCGAATCCCTCTCGGAGGAACGGCAGATACCTGGGAAGGAGTGGTAGTCAACCAAGTACTTACCAATGTTCCAATGACAGTACCTGTCGGTTCCAATGTTGTGGCACTTGCGGATACAAAACAATCCATTATCAAACTTTTCGATCGAAACGGCCGCCTGGAAGCCACAATCGGAAATCCCGATTTCAAATCCTTATCCGGAATCCCCCACTACCCGTTTCGTTTCGGCGGCTTAGGAATTGTGGCCATCACCGAGGACGGAGACCTTGTCATCCAAAACAGAATCTCTTCCAAAGGAATGGAACTTCCTCCCGGCCAGGAAAACCTTTACAAGTCCTATAGCGGAAATTTTTCCACTTCGGGAACGACGATACTTCCTTCTTTTCTGGTTCAGATTTCCCAAAAAGGTGTCGTGAAATTTATGTTAGGAGCTTCGGGAAAAAATTCCGAACCGTTCCGATACATCGAAGCTCTGATTCCCGGAGAAGGAGAAAGGTTATTCGTTTATCATAGAATTGCGGAAGAAATGAGACTTTCCTATTTTGAAGAAGGGGAACTCAAAGGAAATATAAAAGAATCCTCTCTTTCCGTTTTCAAAAGTAACGATGCCAAAGACTACGATATCACTTTGGATAAAATTCTTCCTCATCCGGAAGGAGAGTATGTTCTCGCCTCGTTCAGCTATTTTTCCAAAAAAGACAAACGGTTTAAATTCAGAAGGATTTACCGCTATTCCTTTAGCGATTCGGAAGCGGTATTTATGAAAGAAATTCAAGATCCTTCCGAGATTCTATTTTCCATCAGATCCAATAATGAATTTTATATTTGGGAAACGGAAGACCAAGGGAATTCCATTCGTCTGCAAGTACACGACAGTGAAGGAAATCACGTAAATAACAAACGTTTGCCGTTCGCTCCTCCGAGAGGGCAATGGAGAGAAACTTATACCGACTCGGATGATAATATTTATTCCGTGCGAATCCGTTCGGGAGCTTTAGAAGTATATCGTTGGATCTAG
- a CDS encoding UDP-galactose-lipid carrier transferase: MKDTFPTGILDLKNLDLTQKLDRSNYKLQMKKLKERIRIATLYAKQTRRSIVFVFEGWDAAGKGGAIRRLTEEIDPTLYTVHSIAAPTSEEKLRHYLWRFWNRIPKQGFVGIFDRSWYGRVLVERIEGFATEVEWKRSFGEIVDFEKQLIHGGTIVIKFWLHIDSEEQLKRFDYRKNDPLKRWKLTEEDYRNRDKWGKYEVAANEMFVKTDHPDAPWVLVPANDKYFARCFVLTQAVNFLEDKLNIPKKFK; encoded by the coding sequence ATGAAAGATACTTTTCCAACCGGAATTCTCGATCTCAAAAATCTGGATCTGACTCAAAAATTGGATCGCTCCAATTACAAATTACAAATGAAAAAATTGAAAGAAAGGATTCGAATCGCCACTCTTTACGCGAAGCAGACCCGTCGTTCCATCGTATTCGTATTTGAAGGCTGGGACGCTGCGGGAAAGGGTGGTGCAATTCGTCGTTTAACGGAAGAAATCGATCCGACTCTTTATACGGTTCATAGCATCGCTGCACCGACTAGTGAAGAAAAATTAAGACATTATCTTTGGAGATTTTGGAATCGGATTCCAAAGCAAGGATTTGTCGGAATTTTCGATCGTTCCTGGTATGGAAGAGTGCTTGTGGAAAGGATCGAAGGATTTGCCACGGAAGTAGAATGGAAAAGATCTTTTGGTGAGATCGTGGACTTCGAAAAACAACTGATACATGGCGGAACAATTGTAATCAAGTTTTGGCTGCATATCGATTCCGAAGAACAACTTAAAAGGTTCGATTACAGAAAAAACGACCCTCTCAAACGCTGGAAATTGACCGAAGAAGATTACCGCAATCGCGACAAATGGGGAAAGTATGAAGTCGCAGCGAATGAAATGTTTGTGAAGACGGATCATCCGGATGCTCCCTGGGTTTTGGTACCAGCCAACGATAAATACTTTGCAAGATGTTTTGTTTTGACCCAAGCGGTAAACTTTTTGGAAGATAAATTGAATATTCCCAAAAAGTTTAAGTAG
- the nusA gene encoding transcription termination factor NusA — MATKQATKEIGLFEAIQQFCQDKSLDRDLVLGIIQESLLTAYRKKLGLETDTEELCQVEFGSDNKNEIVVSVLKTVVEGEPKTPLEITETEARKTDPSVSVGSQLRIYEKPQDLSRVLSSQAKQMVFQRLRDMEKDLLFQEYKSKEGELTHGYFQRWKKDAMSIDLGKVEGIMPKKDQNPGEKYRQGDRLKAIISRVEIRPREPMPVITLSRASGDFVKKLFEMEIPEVYDGIVEIRDVARIPSFRTKVVVYTTKQDVDPVGACVGMKGVRIQAIVRELGNERIDIVLHSEEPSVFIANAISPAKPVEVHVDRKRGDALVIVPDESLSLAIGVNGSNVKLVSQLSGYKIDIKTVSQYNQELASPEAREKLDRLFNAQQEAMEEVSDESTSEDDSDLTPLSDVPGLTPRIVGLLEAGGIKDVETLLDVSPEELSAISGIGRTTADQILKLLRESIEWVEEG; from the coding sequence ATGGCAACTAAACAAGCGACGAAAGAAATCGGCCTCTTTGAAGCCATCCAACAGTTCTGCCAAGACAAGTCCTTGGACAGAGATCTTGTACTCGGAATCATCCAGGAATCCCTTCTCACCGCCTATCGAAAGAAATTAGGTTTGGAAACGGATACGGAAGAACTTTGCCAAGTCGAGTTTGGCTCTGACAATAAAAACGAAATCGTTGTTTCCGTTTTGAAAACAGTAGTGGAAGGGGAACCGAAAACTCCTCTTGAAATTACGGAAACGGAAGCCCGCAAAACAGACCCTAGCGTTTCTGTCGGTTCCCAACTTCGTATTTACGAAAAACCGCAAGACCTATCCAGAGTGCTTTCCAGCCAAGCGAAACAAATGGTTTTCCAAAGACTTCGCGATATGGAAAAAGACCTTCTCTTCCAAGAATACAAATCCAAGGAAGGGGAACTCACTCACGGATATTTCCAAAGATGGAAAAAAGACGCGATGAGTATCGATTTAGGCAAGGTCGAAGGCATTATGCCTAAGAAAGACCAAAATCCAGGTGAGAAATACCGCCAGGGAGATCGCCTAAAAGCAATTATATCCAGAGTGGAAATTCGACCCAGAGAACCGATGCCTGTGATCACTTTATCACGAGCTTCGGGTGACTTTGTGAAAAAATTATTCGAGATGGAGATTCCCGAAGTTTATGACGGAATCGTTGAAATCAGAGACGTAGCACGTATTCCTTCTTTTCGGACCAAGGTAGTTGTTTATACAACCAAACAAGATGTAGATCCTGTGGGTGCTTGTGTCGGTATGAAAGGGGTTCGTATCCAAGCGATCGTACGTGAACTTGGAAATGAAAGGATCGATATCGTATTGCATTCAGAAGAACCAAGTGTTTTTATTGCCAATGCTATTTCTCCTGCAAAACCGGTTGAGGTTCATGTGGATCGAAAAAGAGGGGATGCCCTAGTGATCGTTCCGGATGAGTCTTTGTCTCTTGCAATTGGTGTGAACGGTTCCAATGTGAAGTTGGTTTCCCAATTGTCAGGATACAAGATCGATATCAAAACGGTTTCTCAGTACAACCAAGAACTGGCTTCTCCGGAAGCGCGTGAAAAACTGGATAGATTGTTCAACGCGCAACAGGAAGCAATGGAAGAAGTGAGTGATGAATCTACTTCTGAAGATGATTCGGATCTTACTCCTCTCTCCGATGTACCTGGCCTCACTCCAAGGATCGTTGGACTTTTGGAAGCAGGCGGAATCAAGGATGTGGAAACATTGCTTGATGTGAGTCCGGAAGAGTTGTCCGCGATTTCGGGAATTGGTCGCACTACAGCGGATCAAATTTTGAAATTACTTCGTGAGTCGATTGAATGGGTGGAAGAGGGCTAA
- a CDS encoding polyphosphate kinase — protein MISLKDTASLSDKFLVSDEELERLQERLFLLQTRSFDKGIAHIFIIEGWSSSGRGELLKTLTVRLDPKKFKVHSPDLQASEGNEFPFLWKFWQILPRFGESLFYLNSYYGKMIYLLAKKKIKKREYQENLKYVLNTEAMLSLEKVRFHKFFFHLNPKEQKKRFSESKKEKRNWELSSYDKDQFKNYSRYRKLFEECLSDTHTEISPWTIIEADDLSKAKTKLLFSLIESMESILEMDSDAERSLLKNEAISL, from the coding sequence ATGATTTCTTTAAAAGACACAGCTTCACTTTCCGATAAGTTTTTAGTTTCCGATGAGGAATTGGAAAGATTGCAAGAGAGACTCTTTCTTTTGCAAACACGAAGTTTTGACAAGGGAATCGCACATATCTTTATCATTGAAGGTTGGTCTTCCAGCGGTAGGGGTGAACTTTTGAAAACTCTGACAGTACGTTTGGATCCTAAGAAGTTCAAGGTCCATTCTCCCGATCTTCAAGCTTCCGAAGGAAATGAGTTTCCTTTTTTATGGAAATTTTGGCAAATATTACCACGGTTTGGTGAATCTCTTTTTTATCTGAATTCTTATTACGGAAAGATGATTTATCTTTTGGCAAAGAAAAAAATCAAAAAAAGAGAATATCAGGAAAATCTAAAGTACGTTTTAAATACGGAAGCTATGTTGTCTTTGGAAAAGGTTCGTTTTCATAAATTCTTTTTCCATTTGAATCCGAAGGAACAAAAAAAAAGATTTTCCGAATCCAAAAAGGAAAAACGAAATTGGGAATTGTCGTCTTACGATAAAGATCAGTTTAAAAATTATTCCAGATATCGCAAGTTATTCGAAGAATGTCTCTCCGATACCCATACTGAAATTTCTCCCTGGACGATCATAGAAGCCGATGATTTGAGCAAAGCAAAGACAAAACTATTATTTTCTCTGATTGAATCTATGGAGTCCATTTTGGAAATGGATTCCGATGCGGAACGAAGTCTTTTAAAAAACGAGGCGATCAGTCTATGA
- a CDS encoding HigA family addiction module antitoxin, producing MKKIKNVHPGEILNEEFLLPMGISAYRLAKETKLSPTRISDIIHERRGISADTALRFSKFFGNSVEFWMGIQNEFEIREEKEKIKKDLNEIKNYKELKIA from the coding sequence ATGAAAAAAATTAAAAATGTACATCCGGGTGAAATTTTGAACGAAGAATTCCTTCTTCCAATGGGTATTTCTGCTTATAGACTTGCCAAAGAAACTAAACTTTCTCCAACTCGCATAAGCGATATCATTCATGAAAGAAGAGGGATCTCCGCGGATACTGCTTTAAGATTTTCTAAATTCTTTGGTAATTCTGTCGAATTTTGGATGGGCATTCAAAATGAATTTGAGATCAGAGAGGAAAAAGAAAAAATCAAGAAGGATCTCAATGAAATTAAAAATTACAAGGAACTTAAAATTGCATAG